From Gammaproteobacteria bacterium, the proteins below share one genomic window:
- a CDS encoding helix-hairpin-helix domain-containing protein, protein MTTAITDIQGIGPSTGKILIKHGFKTAEGIAGAAVDKLAQVPGFGKVRSAKVIAAAKRIVSASRAGRTRATSTAVNRGLQKHRQAAVNKSTKKTSEKQRKEKLRKEKQRREKLRKEKQRKEKLRKEKQRKQKLRKEKQRKEKLRKEKQRKQKLRKEKQRKEKQRKEKLRKEKQRKEKLRKERLKKQKLSKKKSPKKRPLKKKPAKKSSAKKRSPKKKPAKKSSSKKKTTQRRKK, encoded by the coding sequence ATGACAACAGCAATCACTGATATACAGGGCATCGGTCCAAGTACCGGAAAAATTCTGATCAAGCATGGTTTCAAAACAGCCGAGGGAATCGCAGGCGCCGCGGTTGATAAACTGGCCCAGGTGCCGGGATTCGGCAAGGTGCGGTCCGCCAAAGTGATTGCAGCGGCGAAGAGAATTGTTTCTGCTTCTCGTGCGGGCAGAACCAGGGCCACCAGTACCGCAGTAAACCGGGGCCTACAAAAACATAGGCAAGCCGCAGTCAATAAATCAACCAAGAAAACGAGCGAAAAACAACGCAAAGAGAAGCTGCGCAAGGAGAAACAACGCAGGGAGAAGCTGCGCAAGGAGAAACAACGCAAAGAGAAGCTGCGTAAGGAGAAACAACGCAAACAGAAGCTGCGCAAGGAGAAACAACGCAAAGAGAAGCTGCGTAAGGAGAAACAACGCAAACAGAAGCTGCGCAAGGAGAAACAACGCAAAGAGAAACAACGCAAAGAGAAGCTGCGCAAGGAGAAACAACGCAAGGAGAAATTACGTAAGGAGAGGCTCAAGAAACAGAAGCTGTCGAAGAAGAAGTCACCAAAGAAGAGACCGCTGAAAAAGAAGCCGGCAAAGAAGAGTTCGGCAAAGAAGAGATCGCCGAAAAAGAAGCCAGCGAAGAAAAGTTCGTCAAAGAAGAAAACAACTCAAAGGCGCAAAAAATAA